A window of Rhodospirillaceae bacterium contains these coding sequences:
- a CDS encoding phosphoglucosamine mutase produces the protein MRKLFGTDGVRGTANQEPMTAETALKIGMAAGRQFLRGDHRHRAIIGKDTRLSGYLLEPALTAGFISMGMDVILVGPMPTPAIAMLTRSLRADIGVMISASHNPYQDNGIKLFGPDGRKLSDEIEAEIECRIDNGAKEDLVPSDGLGRAMRLEDALGRYTEHVKTTFPRGLTLDGLRIVVDCANGAAYKVAPTVLWELGAEVIPIGVAPDGRNINRDCGSTAPAAMCEAVRAHGAHLGIALDGDADRMVLADETGRLVDGDQVMALIARSWQERGRLRGGGIVATVMSNLGLEHYLQKYELSLARVQVGDRYVVEHMHTHGYNVGGEQSGHIIFGDFGTTGDGLIAALQVLAEIVRAKRATSEVVHCFDPLPQLLRSVRFDEPTSLEKAEVRHAIAQGEASLGEDGRLLIRKSGTEPVIRIMAEGKDEALIGRVVADIATAIARKSK, from the coding sequence ATGCGGAAACTTTTCGGGACGGACGGGGTTCGCGGGACAGCCAATCAAGAGCCGATGACGGCGGAAACCGCCCTGAAAATCGGCATGGCTGCCGGGCGTCAGTTTCTTCGTGGGGACCATCGCCACCGGGCTATTATTGGCAAGGACACGCGGCTTTCCGGCTATTTGCTTGAACCGGCGCTGACGGCGGGGTTCATCTCGATGGGCATGGACGTGATTCTCGTCGGCCCCATGCCGACGCCGGCCATTGCCATGCTGACGCGGTCCCTGCGTGCGGATATCGGCGTCATGATTTCGGCGTCTCACAACCCTTATCAGGACAATGGCATCAAGCTGTTTGGCCCGGACGGGCGCAAGCTTTCCGACGAAATCGAGGCCGAGATCGAGTGCCGCATCGACAATGGCGCCAAGGAGGACCTTGTGCCTTCGGATGGGTTGGGCCGTGCGATGCGCCTGGAAGATGCGCTTGGGCGCTACACGGAACACGTCAAGACGACGTTTCCACGCGGACTGACGCTGGACGGGCTGCGCATCGTCGTTGATTGTGCAAATGGTGCCGCCTACAAGGTGGCCCCCACCGTTCTTTGGGAATTGGGCGCCGAGGTCATTCCGATCGGGGTTGCGCCGGACGGGCGGAACATCAACCGGGATTGCGGTTCGACGGCGCCGGCGGCGATGTGCGAGGCGGTTCGCGCCCACGGGGCGCATCTGGGCATTGCCCTTGACGGCGATGCGGACCGGATGGTGCTGGCGGACGAAACCGGCAGGCTTGTGGATGGCGATCAGGTGATGGCGTTGATTGCCCGGTCCTGGCAGGAAAGGGGCCGGCTTCGCGGCGGTGGCATCGTCGCCACCGTCATGTCTAATTTGGGCCTTGAACACTATTTGCAGAAGTACGAACTCTCGCTTGCCCGTGTGCAGGTGGGCGACCGTTACGTTGTTGAACATATGCACACCCATGGCTACAACGTCGGCGGCGAACAATCCGGCCATATTATCTTTGGGGATTTTGGGACAACCGGGGACGGCCTGATTGCGGCGCTTCAGGTGCTGGCGGAAATTGTGCGCGCCAAGCGGGCGACAAGCGAGGTTGTGCATTGTTTTGACCCCCTGCCTCAGCTTCTTCGCAGTGTCCGTTTTGATGAACCGACGTCCCTTGAAAAGGCGGAAGTCCGGCATGCAATTGCGCAGGGCGAGGCGAGCCTTGGCGAAGATGGGCGGTTGCTGATACGCAAATCCGGCACCGAACCCGTCATCCGTATCATGGCGGAGGGAAAAGACGAAGCGCTGATTGGCCGCGTTGTTGCGGACATCGCGACGGCCATCGCACGCAAATCTAAATAA
- the folP gene encoding dihydropteroate synthase — protein sequence MPDWQDAPWPPGPDVAALGRLYLRPCDLLAGASARAAIAAGAAFPLAGGPMAFRCCELVVRGEGGRPTRRWRAPLAEIEAWAHECGGQVADRIAGLAANVTATRPAFAGFPLDPPHLFGVLNVTPDSFSDGGEHADPDAAIAWGRLLGEGGAAIVDVGGESTRPGAHAVAVEEECRRVLPVVRDLAARGAVVSLDSRHADVMARALDAGACVLNDVTALTHEAASLPLASRHHAKVVLMHMQGTPQTMQNAPIYDDVVLDVFDYLEGRVAACEDAGMPRGDLCVDPGIGFGKTLAHNLALLETLSLFHGLGTAILVGVSRKSFLAGGRSDMLPRARLAASIAAGLAALNQGVQFLRVHDVPVTRQAIDVWLSLRSGR from the coding sequence ATGCCGGATTGGCAAGATGCTCCATGGCCTCCCGGACCGGATGTGGCCGCGCTGGGCAGGCTTTACCTGCGTCCGTGCGATCTGCTTGCCGGTGCCAGCGCCAGGGCCGCGATTGCGGCGGGGGCTGCTTTTCCCCTGGCCGGTGGCCCCATGGCCTTTCGTTGCTGTGAGTTGGTGGTTCGTGGCGAAGGGGGGCGGCCGACGCGCCGTTGGCGTGCGCCCTTGGCCGAGATTGAAGCTTGGGCGCATGAGTGCGGCGGCCAGGTGGCCGACAGGATTGCCGGGCTTGCCGCAAATGTAACGGCAACGCGTCCGGCCTTTGCTGGTTTCCCATTGGACCCGCCGCATCTTTTCGGTGTCCTCAACGTCACCCCCGATAGCTTCTCGGATGGTGGCGAGCATGCCGACCCGGACGCCGCCATTGCCTGGGGCCGTCTGCTTGGTGAGGGCGGTGCGGCGATTGTTGACGTTGGTGGCGAATCGACCCGGCCGGGCGCGCATGCCGTCGCCGTTGAAGAAGAATGCCGGCGTGTTCTTCCGGTTGTCCGCGACCTTGCCGCGCGTGGCGCTGTTGTTTCTCTCGACAGTCGCCATGCCGATGTCATGGCGCGCGCACTGGACGCGGGCGCGTGCGTGTTGAACGATGTGACGGCTTTGACCCATGAGGCGGCCTCGCTGCCCCTGGCATCCCGGCACCACGCCAAGGTCGTGCTGATGCATATGCAGGGCACCCCCCAGACAATGCAAAACGCGCCCATTTATGACGACGTTGTTCTTGATGTCTTTGATTACCTTGAGGGGCGCGTGGCGGCCTGTGAGGACGCGGGCATGCCGCGCGGCGATCTTTGCGTCGATCCCGGGATCGGTTTTGGTAAGACGCTGGCTCATAATCTGGCTCTTTTGGAGACGCTTTCTCTTTTTCACGGCCTTGGCACGGCGATCCTCGTCGGGGTTTCGCGCAAAAGCTTTCTTGCCGGGGGACGCTCCGACATGTTGCCGCGTGCGCGCCTTGCGGCCTCCATCGCCGCCGGTCTTGCCGCCTTAAATCAGGGTGTGCAGTTTCTTCGGGTTCATGACGTGCCGGTTACGCGACAGGCGATCGATGTCTGGTTGTCTTTGCGCAGTGGCCGCTAA